A part of Streptomyces sp. NBC_01210 genomic DNA contains:
- a CDS encoding gas vesicle protein K: protein MSGRRRVDLDPDTVERDLAKLVLTVVELLRQLMERQALRRVDVGDLTEDQEERIGLTLMLLEDRMDVLREKFGLEPEDLNIDLGPLGPLLPR from the coding sequence ATGAGCGGCAGGCGCAGGGTCGACCTGGACCCCGACACTGTCGAACGCGATCTGGCGAAGCTGGTTCTGACGGTGGTGGAGTTGCTGCGCCAGCTCATGGAGCGGCAGGCACTGCGCCGCGTGGACGTGGGGGACCTGACGGAGGACCAGGAGGAGCGGATCGGGCTCACTCTGATGCTGTTGGAGGACCGGATGGACGTCCTGAGGGAGAAGTTCGGACTCGAGCCCGAGGACCTCAATATCGACCTGGGGCCGCTGGGGCCGCTGCTCCCCAGGTGA
- a CDS encoding VOC family protein has protein sequence MDKETRAAKSAAAATSSAAAFGAPCWVSLMARDLEAAQDFYGAVLGWRFRKGRLGDQFSVAFHQSTPVAGIGALAPQLQIAVAWTPYFAVTDTDEAAARIRERSGTVAVGPLTFSLGRGALASDRDGAVFGIWDGELIPDWHSWRKRTPTWLRLRTRNAFEAAIFYGEVLEWACERPGCCEVSYEEDEVVLHSDGHVLARLSSGAEEAVPDPMIQPRWHIHFPVKDVDATADAAVKNGGFVLVRRSTPHGPETTLCDADGALFTVTSRQFLE, from the coding sequence ATGGACAAGGAAACGAGAGCGGCCAAGTCCGCAGCAGCTGCAACCTCGAGCGCCGCCGCTTTCGGCGCGCCCTGCTGGGTCAGTCTCATGGCCCGTGACCTGGAGGCTGCCCAAGATTTCTACGGAGCGGTCCTGGGGTGGCGCTTTCGCAAGGGCAGACTGGGCGACCAGTTCAGCGTCGCCTTCCACCAGAGCACACCGGTCGCCGGCATCGGGGCCCTGGCACCTCAGCTGCAGATCGCCGTCGCGTGGACTCCGTACTTCGCCGTCACCGACACGGACGAGGCAGCAGCACGTATCCGGGAGCGCAGCGGCACGGTCGCGGTCGGTCCGCTCACCTTCTCGCTGGGGCGCGGGGCCCTGGCCTCCGACCGGGACGGCGCCGTTTTCGGCATCTGGGACGGCGAGCTCATCCCCGACTGGCACAGTTGGCGCAAGCGCACGCCCACCTGGCTGAGGCTGCGGACCCGGAACGCATTCGAGGCCGCCATCTTCTACGGTGAGGTGCTCGAGTGGGCGTGCGAGCGCCCTGGCTGCTGCGAGGTCAGCTACGAGGAGGACGAGGTCGTCCTGCACAGCGACGGGCACGTTCTCGCGCGCCTCAGCTCGGGGGCGGAAGAAGCCGTGCCGGATCCCATGATCCAGCCCCGCTGGCACATCCACTTCCCGGTCAAGGACGTGGACGCCACCGCCGATGCTGCCGTCAAGAACGGCGGCTTTGTGCTGGTACGGCGATCCACACCGCATGGCCCTGAGACGACGCTGTGCGATGCCGACGGCGCCCTTTTCACGGTCACCAGCCGTCAGTTCCTGGAGTGA
- a CDS encoding DUF5133 domain-containing protein, which yields MLMPDLAVIAGLMARYRAHEHRYLAAPHDGEARMRFEDTAYTLCVLMGERTAREAVLAAERYVARGRPKHGPAEKRAAPGKH from the coding sequence ATGTTGATGCCTGACCTCGCTGTCATCGCCGGACTGATGGCCCGCTACCGGGCACATGAGCACCGCTATCTGGCTGCCCCCCACGACGGTGAAGCGCGCATGCGCTTCGAAGACACCGCCTACACCCTGTGTGTACTGATGGGAGAGCGCACGGCCAGAGAAGCCGTGCTCGCTGCGGAACGCTACGTCGCGCGAGGCCGGCCGAAGCACGGGCCCGCCGAGAAACGCGCGGCGCCGGGGAAACACTGA
- a CDS encoding transketolase produces MRTELLTELGQQLRVDAVRAADAAGSGHPTSSMSAADLVGVLLANHLRYDFDRPEHPGNDRLIFSKGHASPLLYALYRAAGVVDDEELLTFRRLDSRLEGHPTPRLPWVDVATGSLGQGLPIGVGMALAGKKLDQIPYRVWVLSGDSEMAEGSVWEAVEHAAYERLDNLTLLIDVNRLGQRGPTRHEWDLDAYARRLEAFGWHTIEIDGHDVAAVDAALTEARSTFRRPTAVIARTHKGRGVSTVEDREGMHGKPLPDADAAIEELGGPRFVRVEVQSPPAGRVLHGARGVHLPMPRFDIGDSVATRTAYGQALAALGSVRGDIVALDGEVSDSTRTEYFAKAHPSRFFECYIAEQQLVAAAVGMQARGYVPYASSFAAFLTRAHDFVRMAAVSRASINLVGSHAGVAIGQDGPSQMGLEDLAMFRAVHGSTVLYPCDGNQTARLVEAMADLPNVSYLRTSRGEMPVVYGSDEEFPVGGSKVLRSGERDRVTVVAAGVTVHEALAAAELLDRENIGVRVVDLYSVKPVDAETLQKAADETGCLLTVEDHRPEGGLGDAVAGVFSDGRPVPRLVRLAVQNMPASAEPEEQLHASGIDAESIAAVVRLLVEEAVVR; encoded by the coding sequence ATGCGAACCGAACTACTGACGGAACTGGGCCAGCAGTTGCGCGTGGACGCCGTCCGCGCCGCGGACGCGGCCGGCTCCGGGCATCCGACGTCCTCCATGTCCGCCGCGGACCTGGTCGGCGTCCTGCTGGCCAACCATCTGCGCTACGACTTCGACCGGCCGGAGCACCCCGGCAACGACCGGCTGATCTTCTCCAAGGGGCATGCATCGCCGCTCCTGTACGCCCTCTACCGGGCGGCGGGCGTCGTCGACGACGAGGAGCTCCTCACCTTCCGGCGTCTCGACAGCCGCCTCGAAGGGCATCCGACGCCCCGGCTGCCCTGGGTGGACGTGGCCACCGGGTCCCTCGGGCAGGGTCTGCCGATCGGCGTCGGCATGGCGCTGGCGGGCAAGAAACTCGACCAGATCCCCTACCGGGTGTGGGTGCTGTCGGGCGACAGCGAGATGGCCGAGGGGTCCGTGTGGGAGGCCGTCGAGCACGCGGCGTACGAGCGTCTCGACAATCTGACCCTGCTCATCGATGTGAACCGGCTCGGCCAGCGCGGGCCCACCCGCCACGAGTGGGACCTCGACGCCTACGCGCGGCGGCTGGAAGCCTTCGGCTGGCACACCATCGAGATCGACGGGCATGATGTCGCCGCCGTCGACGCGGCGCTGACGGAAGCCCGCTCCACCTTCCGGCGGCCCACCGCGGTCATCGCCCGGACCCACAAGGGACGCGGCGTCTCCACCGTCGAGGACCGGGAGGGCATGCACGGCAAGCCGCTGCCGGACGCGGACGCGGCCATCGAGGAACTCGGCGGGCCGCGCTTCGTCCGGGTGGAAGTCCAGTCCCCACCCGCCGGACGGGTGCTGCACGGCGCCCGCGGCGTGCACCTTCCGATGCCGCGCTTCGACATCGGCGACTCGGTCGCCACCCGCACGGCGTACGGACAGGCGCTCGCCGCGCTCGGCTCGGTGCGCGGAGACATCGTCGCGCTCGACGGCGAGGTCAGCGACTCGACGCGTACCGAATACTTCGCGAAGGCACACCCGAGCCGCTTCTTCGAGTGCTACATCGCAGAGCAGCAGCTCGTCGCGGCGGCTGTGGGGATGCAGGCACGGGGATACGTCCCGTACGCCTCCTCGTTTGCGGCGTTTCTGACCCGCGCCCATGACTTCGTACGAATGGCAGCCGTCAGCCGCGCCTCGATCAATCTCGTCGGCTCGCACGCGGGGGTCGCGATCGGCCAGGACGGGCCGTCCCAGATGGGTCTTGAGGACCTGGCGATGTTCCGTGCCGTGCACGGCAGCACGGTGCTCTACCCGTGTGACGGCAACCAGACGGCCCGGCTCGTCGAGGCCATGGCCGACCTGCCGAATGTGAGCTATCTGCGCACCAGCAGGGGCGAGATGCCGGTCGTCTACGGTTCGGACGAGGAGTTCCCGGTGGGCGGTTCCAAGGTGCTCCGCTCGGGGGAGCGGGACCGTGTCACCGTCGTCGCCGCCGGAGTGACGGTCCATGAGGCGCTCGCGGCAGCCGAGCTGCTGGACCGGGAGAACATCGGCGTGCGCGTCGTCGATCTCTACTCCGTCAAGCCCGTCGATGCGGAGACGCTCCAGAAGGCGGCCGACGAGACCGGCTGTCTGCTGACGGTGGAGGACCATCGCCCCGAGGGCGGCCTCGGCGACGCGGTGGCGGGAGTCTTCTCGGACGGCCGCCCGGTACCGCGACTGGTACGGCTCGCCGTCCAGAACATGCCCGCATCGGCTGAGCCGGAGGAGCAATTGCACGCGTCCGGAATCGACGCGGAGTCGATCGCGGCCGTCGTACGGCTGCTGGTGGAGGAAGCTGTGGTGCGCTGA
- a CDS encoding FUSC family protein, whose amino-acid sequence MPDLLNPVREPIAEFVSRGREATVVQTLRSTAAATLAYVAALWLTSEPAPLTAPLTALLVVQVTLYSTLTTGIRRVNSVIAGVLIASGFSALVGLSWWSLGLIILASLVVGRLVRVGEFVPEVAISAMLVLGVSRVAYTAWDRVLETLIGAGVGLLFNVLLVPPVWVGPAGDSIQDLARRMRRLLLRIGEELSSHTTVERAAARLHEARRLDHDIADVDAALRQAEDSLRLNPRVKEGLLRRVVLRTGLDTLEICAVVLRVLARTMTDLAKARGEEDLFPPEEGVALEELLAHVADALVSFAVLVTTQVSESADAAESRLAGELAAATAARDRAAELLLEGVQRHPRHWQLLGALLTEIDRILAELDIAQRSKRLMEELDRSAREQRERHPQLAAVRRWVRDKRSRRSSAP is encoded by the coding sequence GTGCCTGATCTTCTTAATCCGGTAAGAGAGCCGATTGCCGAGTTCGTCAGCCGGGGCAGGGAAGCCACCGTCGTCCAGACGCTGCGTTCGACGGCGGCCGCGACTCTCGCCTACGTCGCTGCCCTGTGGCTGACCAGCGAACCCGCCCCTCTCACCGCTCCCCTCACCGCGCTCCTCGTAGTCCAGGTGACTCTCTACTCCACTCTCACCACCGGCATCCGCCGAGTGAACTCCGTGATCGCCGGTGTTCTGATCGCCAGCGGCTTCAGCGCACTCGTCGGCCTGTCGTGGTGGAGCCTGGGACTGATCATCCTGGCTTCCCTGGTGGTGGGGCGCCTGGTGCGGGTCGGTGAGTTCGTCCCGGAGGTCGCGATCAGCGCGATGCTCGTGCTCGGCGTGAGCCGGGTTGCGTACACCGCATGGGACCGTGTGCTGGAGACACTGATCGGCGCGGGGGTGGGCCTCCTGTTCAACGTTCTGCTCGTGCCTCCCGTCTGGGTGGGGCCGGCCGGTGATTCCATCCAGGACCTGGCCCGGCGGATGCGCCGGCTGCTTCTGCGCATCGGGGAGGAACTGAGCAGCCACACCACCGTGGAGCGAGCCGCCGCCCGGCTCCATGAAGCACGCCGCCTCGACCACGACATTGCCGACGTCGACGCGGCGCTGCGCCAGGCGGAGGACAGCCTTCGGTTGAATCCGCGGGTGAAGGAAGGACTGCTGCGCCGAGTGGTGCTGCGCACCGGGCTCGACACCCTGGAGATCTGTGCGGTGGTTCTGCGGGTACTTGCCCGCACGATGACCGACCTCGCCAAGGCGCGCGGTGAGGAAGATCTGTTCCCGCCGGAGGAGGGGGTCGCCCTCGAGGAACTGCTGGCCCACGTCGCCGACGCCCTCGTCAGCTTCGCCGTACTGGTGACCACGCAGGTGAGCGAGAGCGCCGATGCGGCGGAGTCCCGGCTGGCCGGCGAGCTCGCCGCGGCCACCGCGGCCCGCGATAGGGCGGCGGAGCTGCTGCTTGAGGGCGTTCAGCGGCACCCGCGCCACTGGCAGCTTCTTGGCGCGCTGCTGACGGAGATCGACCGGATCCTGGCAGAGCTGGACATCGCCCAACGCTCCAAGCGCCTGATGGAAGAGCTGGACCGCAGCGCACGCGAACAGCGCGAACGGCACCCTCAGCTCGCCGCCGTACGCCGATGGGTGCGCGACAAGCGGTCGAGGCGCAGCTCGGCCCCTTGA
- a CDS encoding DUF2795 domain-containing protein, which translates to MQRGSDRLSVRKDDEMKHELQGLLRSGHPTRVEEWHDPEPGADDDPDIASGPVPAVGSLGADEHLRVELARHLGRAAFPAKRRDLVHILSERHAPDRLIDLVNGLPADGAYGSAREIVNAVSHRS; encoded by the coding sequence ATGCAGCGAGGCAGCGACCGCCTCAGCGTCCGCAAGGACGACGAGATGAAGCACGAATTGCAGGGACTGCTCCGTTCAGGACACCCCACTCGGGTAGAGGAGTGGCACGACCCGGAGCCGGGCGCCGATGACGACCCGGACATCGCGTCGGGCCCGGTGCCTGCGGTGGGCTCGCTGGGAGCCGATGAACACTTGAGGGTTGAGCTGGCCCGTCACCTGGGCCGCGCGGCTTTCCCGGCGAAGCGCCGGGACCTGGTGCACATTCTGAGCGAGCGCCACGCCCCGGACCGACTGATCGATCTGGTGAACGGCCTGCCGGCGGACGGGGCGTACGGCAGCGCGCGGGAAATCGTGAACGCCGTGTCGCACCGGTCGTAG
- a CDS encoding HAD family hydrolase, whose protein sequence is MQRAALFDVDGTLADTNHLHVTAWWEAFRQAGHRVAMHDIHRALGLPSGDLIAHLLGEGRDTGRDDVISKAHKALYGTYSDRLPPQEKAGDLLRALADRGWTVVLVTSAGGAELTALRRAIDADDAISATASADDVERGKPAPDPVEHALKLAGAPAGRAVFVGDSRWDMEAATQAHVTCLGLLCGGISRAELEEAGASAVYEGPAALLEQLEGSPFAQLQ, encoded by the coding sequence ATGCAACGTGCGGCTCTCTTCGACGTCGACGGCACACTTGCCGACACCAATCACCTCCATGTGACGGCGTGGTGGGAAGCCTTCCGGCAGGCCGGGCACCGGGTGGCGATGCACGACATTCATCGGGCGCTCGGACTGCCCAGCGGTGACCTGATCGCGCATCTGCTCGGGGAGGGCCGGGACACCGGCCGGGACGACGTCATCAGCAAGGCGCACAAGGCGCTGTACGGGACGTATTCCGACCGGCTGCCGCCGCAGGAGAAGGCAGGGGACCTGCTGCGGGCCCTGGCCGACCGTGGCTGGACGGTCGTCCTGGTCACCTCCGCCGGGGGCGCGGAACTCACCGCGCTGCGACGGGCCATCGACGCCGACGACGCCATCAGCGCGACGGCCAGTGCCGACGACGTGGAGAGGGGAAAGCCGGCTCCCGATCCGGTTGAGCATGCCCTGAAACTGGCCGGGGCGCCCGCCGGGCGCGCGGTGTTCGTCGGCGACTCACGGTGGGACATGGAGGCCGCGACCCAGGCACATGTGACGTGCCTGGGTCTTCTCTGCGGAGGCATCTCCCGCGCCGAGCTCGAGGAAGCCGGCGCGTCAGCGGTCTACGAGGGTCCTGCTGCTCTCCTGGAGCAGCTCGAAGGCAGCCCCTTCGCGCAGCTCCAGTAG